The following nucleotide sequence is from Lathamus discolor isolate bLatDis1 chromosome Z, bLatDis1.hap1, whole genome shotgun sequence.
AAGACCAGGTATCCCAGAGTTATTAATGGAAAGAGGCCCCTTAATAAAACCCAGATGGGTACAAAGTGGACAGTGGCACAGAGCAAGCTGTAACCCAGGGACCATTGGGAACACTGAAACCAAATATGTGGCAGAGCAACATCCCACAGAAACTTCCAAATTGCCAAGGGGCATTTCTGAGCGGCAAGGGTTTCTACAGGGACCCCTGCACTAACATACATTTTCCTCACACTGTAGCATGGGGAGTCCAGCTGCAAGGAGTCTCCTGGGTTGCTCCATTATCAGGAGCATGGGAAGTCAGAGGCTTAAGCATGGGAAGTCAGGAGTCAGAGCCATAGGAAGCCATAGTCAGAGCCATAGGCTGTTGGAGAACGGTTACTCTACAGCTGAACCACAGCTTGCCCAGCAACTTGTCAGCCTAGGTTTGTGGAGGTGGCCATGAGACTTGCACAGCAAGACACTGCTAGAAAGGGTCTTCATTTCTGCAATATGGATATTCTTATGCTTACTGTTTAACTTTGCATGCTTTGCATTTTAACACAGCAACAATGAGAAATATCACTTGTTATCCACTCTGTGTAGACATACTATCTCAAGAGGACCACCCTGGATTTGAAGAAGTTCTTCGTGATTTCTTTGCCTcactcttcactggcaaaggctctgacagcgccacccaagtcttggaaggcagatgcagggactgtgagaatgaagaccttgggcccactgtaggagaggatctgattcgagaccatcttaagaacgtgaatgtgcacaagtccgtgggacctgatgaaatccatccacgggtcctaaaagagctggcgaatgaagttgctaagccactggtcatcatatctgaaaaatcatggcagtcaggtgaaggtCCCGAtgacagggaaaagggaaatataacccccattttcaagaaggggaaaatggaagacccggggaattacagaccagtcagtctcacctctgtgcctggcaaaatcttggagcacattctcctggaaggcatgctaaggcacatgaaaaacagcaaggtgcttggtgacagccagcatggcttcactaaggggaaatccagcctgaccaatctggtggccttctatgatggggctacagaactgatggacaagggtaaagcagttgatgtcatctacctggacttgtgcaaagcgtttgacactgtcccacacaacatccttgtctgtaAATTGAAGAGACaacaatttgataggtggaccactcggtggataaagaactggctggatggctgcacacaaagagttgtggtcaatggctcagtgtccggctggagaccggtaacgagtggtgtccctcagggatcggtgttggggctggtcttgttcaacatctttgttggtgacatggacagggggactgagtgcgccctcagcaagtttgccgatgacaccaagctgtgtggttcggttgatacgctggagggaagggatgccatccagagggaccttgatacgcttgtgaggtgggcagatgccaaccttatgaggttcaaccatgccaagtgcaaggtcctacacctgggtcagagcaatcccaggcacagctacaggttgggcagagaagagattcagagcaggcctgcggagaaggacttgggggtgctggtcgatgagaaaatgaacatgagccggctgcagtgtgcacctgcagcccagaaagccaaccgtatcctgggctgcatcaaaaggagcgtgaccagcaggtcgaaggaggtgatcctgcccctctactctgctcttgtgagacctcacctggagtattgtgtgcagttctggtgtcctcaacataaaaaggacatggaactgctggaacaagtccagaggagggccacgaggatgatcaggggactggagcacctcctgtatgaagataggctgaggaagttggggctgttcagcctggagaagagaaggagacctcacagcagccttccagtacctgaagggggcctatagggatgctggggaggggctctttgtcagggactgtagtgacaggacaaggggtaatgggttaaatcttaaacaggggaagtttagattggatataaggaggaaattctttcctgtgagggtggtgaggcactggaatgggttgcccagagaaactgtggctgccccatccctggtggtgttcaaggccaggttgggcagagccttggatgccatggtttagtgtgaggtgtccttgcccatggcagggggcttggaacttgttgatcttaaggtcctttccaaccctaactactctatgattctatgactgggATTTCACAGGAGGATATTTCTATGGGCAAAGACAGAAATGAAGACTGACCTCCTGTGGGCATGGTTATCTACTCTATGGGGGTGCAGGGACTGCCCCTAGGGCACGCTTGTAAAAGCCTTTGAAGAATAACAGCACATAATTCTGTTTCAACCACCACCAGTTTCATAGGCAAGGCATAGCAGCCGAGCACATGCttctcagaaggaaaagcaatgcACAGATGCAGTGAGAGAACAACACTATGGACAGTGTGGTATCTAAGGATTTTTCCCTTATATTGTTCAGTCATATTCACATTGCAAAGATCTTTATTATCTCCCACACACGGGAAGTTTGGGACTTCAGATGAGGGCACATGGCTCATTTGGTGTCATGCTGACCTCTTGGTTTTGTCCATGAGGTGGGCACTTCCAGTTTTCCTGAGGTAGCAGATAAAGAGGTCTTTGTTTCATAcctttaggaaaaataaaagtgaattaaaaCGAACCAGGCATGCAGGTGTGTTGGAGCTTTCtaggaaaacacaaacacactcGATGCAAAACACGTCTCTGAAATATTCCGCTGGGACAGACAGCACCAGAGCCTCCAAAAGCAAACCTCACCCTCTCAGAATCACCCTGAAGAACAATTACAGAATTACTGTGACAATCTACCACACATTTAATCAGAGAGACATGactttttataaataaatggCCAAGCGCCTTTCTCTCCAGGGCCCTGAACTTCATGCAGAACAGACGTTGCTTGCCCATATCCTGCAGAAGGTCAAGGCAGAGGAACTTCACATGCTGCGCCGTAACAGCACACAGTACTGACAGCAGGGAAGACAGTGCTGCTTATAGCGAGGCATTCATAGAATTTATGTGCAGAAAGTATTTATCAGATGACAAATATACCCACTCTTTCTGTTGTTCTGCCAGCTTTTCTGCCAAGCATTTTACCAGAACAGGGTCCACTTTGGAGTCAAATTTGTTGGCAAACCAGTGTCCATATTTCAGAAGCCATCTTAATTCTGCAGCCCCATAGATGCAGACACTGCGAAGGTGGGTACCAGTGCATGGAGGATACAAATGATCTTCGAGATAATTCCATTTCACCAGACGAGTTTTGCTTTGTAGGTCTGTTATGTCCTGGGCTGACCTTGGAACTTCCCCAGGGACCCCAGGAACACGTACAAGAGTGGCCCAGAAATGTTCATCTGGAGAATATGTATCCCTTGACCACTCAAAAAAATCCTTTGCAAGAGTGCTTTTAAGAGTATATTGAATAAACTCTCTGCTTAAAACAAAATAGGCACTGCCTACAAATACCTCGATATTATGAGGTGGCAGATCCTTGGAAATGTTGGTTTTTACAGGAATCTGCACATATTCATAAGGCACTTTCATAAGTTCATAGTGATAAGTAAATCGTTCTTTTTTGCTACTGCTCGGCTTTATAGTTTCCAGCATGTTTCCTCCACGAAGTTTCTTCAGTTCAACCACCAATTCAAAATTTGACCTCAAAGGGAAATCTTGGCCACACAAATTAATAACATACTTCCAGGGAACTGGAGACTCCATCAAATCAGACAAACAGTTGAAATCAGCTTGCAGCCGTGAAATATGTGCATAGTCTACTGTCTCCAATTTCGATGCAATGAAAATATTGGGGAAACATTTAGCTAGATTGTTCACAGCAGATTTGAaactttttgctgctttttggtCATAATGGATGCAGTAAATATTTTGATGACTGTACAATGAATGTATGAGTCTTTCTACCATTACTGCATCTTTGTGAACAACCAAAGAGTAGGCAATTGGAAAACTCTCCTCCTCTGGAGAAACAGGTTTTAGGTCGTATTTCCTAAGCGAACGATACACATGGCAAGCACTTGTCATTGCGACAACATCTTCATCAGTTAAATCTATTATCTCCTTTCTTCTTATCTCTAAACTCTTGCCAATTTCATGGGGATCTTGCTCAAATATAGACGAGCAATTAATTTCATACTGGAACTCATTTCTTAGGTAGGAATACCTGTTTCTAACATAAGAAGAAGTGCTTAAGAAAGGCTCAACTAAATAAATGCCCTTAGAGGGAAGAAAGTGTCTTTCAACATGGAGGAGTTTCAGCAGTGCTATCAGCCACCCTGTAACACACAGGATCAGGATCTTCCTTCGTGAGGGACATTTGCAGGGACACTTGTGTCTCTTCATCCTGCAAGTAAACACAGACATGATGGTATTTTAAATCAGAAGCAAAGCATTGGAGGTAGTTCCAGGTTCTAACAAAGCCATGTGCACACTGGTCTGCCAACCGGATAAACAACATCTTAGCAGCACAGGCCACTGGAAATACACAGTTTCTTCTTAATCACCATGTTAATTGAGAGTCGGACTTTACCATAGCAATAGTCAAAGATTTCATTCGCCTGAATTAGCTGACTGAAGGCAATAAACCAACTTGGATTTCAGATGGTTTCCAGCTAAACAACAGCGTTGGAACAAGACTCCCACTGTTTATTTTCCaaacctttttttaatttcttatgaGTCACGAACTGAAGTACAGCAACCCCTGCATTGGCAGAAACATGACTGTCCTCCAAGTGAGTAGGAAGGATTGTTTACTTTCCCGAGTAACTCCAGGGGATTCAATGGGAGCCGCAAGTGGATCTCTCGTGAGTCTGCAAAGAATGCATGCTTAAGGGTagatattttaaacagaaagcttTAGAATTCAGTCAGAACATCCTCATTGTCTCCAGCACTGGAGCTGGCCCATGAAGATGTCCAAGGGGAAACCAGTTTCCTTCCCGTCCTCTCCCAAAAGGGTCTGACAAGcccaacatcctccctcagtccAGATTTGTTCTGGAAAACATTGCTGATCTGCCCTGAACAGGGAGATGGATGAAGACTTCCATGCTCTGGAATGACTATATAATGTAACCTTTTGAGGGCAGGAAGGGTAGTAATGAGAAATAGCACAGCTATCCTGTTCTCTCCCGTGTGACAGATTCTCAGATTCAACTGCAAAAACGCACACAGCCCTCTTTTATGCAGCAGGGTATTTGGTAACATTTCTGTATAGCAACTTAGCAGCTGAGGTGTTAccacaataaaaaataaacacagtgaTCATCCTTCCATATAGCTTTACCAGTTGAGTGCAAGCAGCATCGTAGCTATCCTCGAATTAAAATTAGACCAGAGCCCACACTCATATGCAGCACTAAACTTAGCTCTGCTTAGCTTAAACTAACTCTGCCTCTAAATTGAACAGCTCACAATATTTTCTCTTGAGAAGTTGTTCCGGAATGCTTCACAGTGAATAAAATGGTGGGGTCACCAGAAGTTGCTCAGATGTCTGCAGATCCCATTGTAAAAGTATAGAGATGCGCATGCAACACTTGCTGGAAGACTAACTCAGGCATCTTCAGCATTTCCACCAATGTCAGGTCTTGCAAGCTGTAGCTTCAGTTAAAATGCCGCCTGTTAAGTTACAGCTGCTTCATCATTGTGTTCTCCTTGACTTTCCCCTTCCCTGTGCATCTTTCTCTTTGGTATTTCTCTTCTGGAGGCAACAGAAAGGATAAGgaaatgctgcatccctgtcTCACCTGGGAGCACCAGGTGTAGACCAGGAAACGAAGCAGGGTAAGCCAACACCTACCTATGTTGCAGAAGACAGCTCAGCAGGTCTCTGCAGGTTTTACAAGCAACCTCCAGGTacaaacaaagaggaaaaacagaactATCTCCCCACAAAGCCAAGAAATCCCACCTTCTCCCTTGGCCAGCAGgtgttttacttcttttccagACTAATCCCAGCTCAATGTCTAATCCAGGTGTCCCCTTTACCTATATCCTTCCTGTACCTATGTTCCTGGAGAAAGTCACTCTCAGCTGCCTCTAACCAAATCCAGGTTTCCAGCCATATGCTGGAAGCCCTGCAGAGAGAAACACAGCTAACCTGCCcctgttttttctttggagCAAGAAGACCTGTGTGTGTGGTGAGACTTCCCTGTGAAGCCCGCTCTGTGCCTTTGCCTGGTGGTCTCCCTAGTTATCAAGGACAACCCTTACCACTCCTGGCTGAACAGGGCTCACCTCATTCAGGGACcaaatcttccttttccctctgcctTCTTCCAAAAGGTAAAAAGAGAGCCAGGACAAACAAAAGGGACTGCAGAGGGAAAGCGCATCCTCCACTGCTCTAAACCCCTCTATCTATGGCAGCCCTGGACAGCTTCCACCCACTGCCAAACATTCTGTTGCTAggcaaaacaacagaaatgctATCGCACCACACCTCCCTGCCTGAAACTAGTAATCCAAACTGCTGGAGCCCAGTGTGGTCTGGGCTTGGACCAGGATGTGCAAGAAATCACCTGCACAGCACTGAGGACTCCCTCTTTGCAGGTGATGAGCAAAGGATCCACACCGAGTTACCTGAACATTCCTAAGGTTGTTGGCACCACCAACCAAAAGACACTATTATGCCATAAAAGGAGGTCAAGAAATCCAGAAAATTTGAACATGGCTCAAATTCCCTGTGGAGGAAGGAATTAAGGAGCATCGGTGAGAAACGTCAGCTCCTCCACCAAATCCCATGTTTAGGGAGGACTTCCCACTGATCCGGGCCAGCATCTGGTCAGATGAGAGCATCAGGAGCCAGCAACTACATCCCCCACTCcatctgtttgctttgttgtggtttggttttggtttgtttttttacaatGCACATTATA
It contains:
- the GCNT4 gene encoding beta-1,3-galactosyl-O-glycosyl-glycoprotein beta-1,6-N-acetylglucosaminyltransferase 4 isoform X3, whose protein sequence is MKRHKCPCKCPSRRKILILCVTGWLIALLKLLHVERHFLPSKGIYLVEPFLSTSSYVRNRYSYLRNEFQYEINCSSIFEQDPHEIGKSLEIRRKEIIDLTDEDVVAMTSACHVYRSLRKYDLKPVSPEEESFPIAYSLVVHKDAVMVERLIHSLYSHQNIYCIHYDQKAAKSFKSAVNNLAKCFPNIFIASKLETVDYAHISRLQADFNCLSDLMESPVPWKYVINLCGQDFPLRSNFELVVELKKLRGGNMLETIKPSSSKKERFTYHYELMKVPYEYVQIPVKTNISKDLPPHNIEVFVGSAYFVLSREFIQYTLKSTLAKDFFEWSRDTYSPDEHFWATLVRVPGVPGEVPRSAQDITDLQSKTRLVKWNYLEDHLYPPCTGTHLRSVCIYGAAELRWLLKYGHWFANKFDSKVDPVLVKCLAEKLAEQQKEYETKTSLSATSGKLEVPTSWTKPRGQHDTK
- the GCNT4 gene encoding beta-1,3-galactosyl-O-glycosyl-glycoprotein beta-1,6-N-acetylglucosaminyltransferase 4 isoform X1, encoding MQDFVDYADCRMKRHKCPCKCPSRRKILILCVTGWLIALLKLLHVERHFLPSKGIYLVEPFLSTSSYVRNRYSYLRNEFQYEINCSSIFEQDPHEIGKSLEIRRKEIIDLTDEDVVAMTSACHVYRSLRKYDLKPVSPEEESFPIAYSLVVHKDAVMVERLIHSLYSHQNIYCIHYDQKAAKSFKSAVNNLAKCFPNIFIASKLETVDYAHISRLQADFNCLSDLMESPVPWKYVINLCGQDFPLRSNFELVVELKKLRGGNMLETIKPSSSKKERFTYHYELMKVPYEYVQIPVKTNISKDLPPHNIEVFVGSAYFVLSREFIQYTLKSTLAKDFFEWSRDTYSPDEHFWATLVRVPGVPGEVPRSAQDITDLQSKTRLVKWNYLEDHLYPPCTGTHLRSVCIYGAAELRWLLKYGHWFANKFDSKVDPVLVKCLAEKLAEQQKEYETKTSLSATSGKLEVPTSWTKPRGQHDTK
- the GCNT4 gene encoding beta-1,3-galactosyl-O-glycosyl-glycoprotein beta-1,6-N-acetylglucosaminyltransferase 4 isoform X2, with the translated sequence MQDFVDYADCRMKRHKCPCKCPSRRKILILCVTGWLIALLKLLHVERHFLPSKGIYLVEPFLSTSSYVRNRYSYLRNEFQYEINCSSIFEQDPHEIGKSLEIRRKEIIDLTDEDVVAMTSACHVYRSLRKYDLKPVSPEEESFPIAYSLVVHKDAVMVERLIHSLYSHQNIYCIHYDQKAAKSFKSAVNNLAKCFPNIFIASKLETVDYAHISRLQADFNCLSDLMESPVPWKYVINLCGQDFPLRSNFELVVELKKLRGGNMLETIKPSSSKKERFTYHYELMKVPYEYVQIPVKTNISKDLPPHNIEVFVGSAYFVLSREFIQYTLKSTLAKDFFEWSRDTYSPDEHFWATLVRVPGVPGEVPRSAQDITDLQSKTRLVKWNYLEDHLYPPCTGTHLRSVCIYGAAELRWLLKYGHWFANKFDSKVDPVLVKCLAEKLAEQQKEWVYLSSDKYFLHINSMNASL